The following proteins are encoded in a genomic region of Labeo rohita strain BAU-BD-2019 chromosome 5, IGBB_LRoh.1.0, whole genome shotgun sequence:
- the si:dkey-251i10.2 gene encoding putative defense protein 3: MDAGFFGIVILQVFTSVLSYPNGAPTSACVDMMPRHAGIKPQPNPAPYTIHPNSTTFQTGTPIKVVIKGPDYRGVLLEARSGSDSKAIGTWQMPPSDTKFLACSGNQQGAITHANTNIKNNSTVYTWIPPATAKNIVFMATVAQQRTVFWVHVMSSTLTSGNGGETSLEVHNSADRIVTPDLILLVVLLANVQYLLA, encoded by the exons ATGGATGCTGGGTTTTTTGGGATTGTCATTCTACAAGTTTTTACATCTGTTCTGTCCTATCCAAACGGGGCACCAACGTCAGCTTGCGTGGATATGATGCCGAGGCACGCAGGGATAAAGCCCCAGCCAAACCCTGCTCCATACACCATCCATCCAAACAGCACAACTTTCCAGACTGGAACACCCATCAAAG TTGTGATCAAAGGTCCAGACTATAGAGGCGTGCTCCTTGAGGCTCGCTCTGGATCCGACTCAAAAGCAATAGGAACCTGGCAGATGCCTCCAAGTGACACAAAGTTCTTAGCG TGTTCCGGAAACCAGCAAGGTGCCATCACTCATGCCAACACCAACATAAAAAACAACTCCACCGTCTACACCTGGATTCCACCAGCTACAGCAAAAAACATCGTCTTCAT GGCCACTGTAGCCCAGCAGCGCACTGTGTTCTGGGTACATGTGATGTCGTCGACTCTGACTTCAG GTAATGGCGGAGAAACATCACTTGAAGTGCACAACAGTGCTGACAGGATTGTCACACCTGACCTGATACTCCTTGTTGTCCTGCTGGCAAATGTTCAGTATCTACTTGCTTAA